A single window of Arvicanthis niloticus isolate mArvNil1 chromosome 20, mArvNil1.pat.X, whole genome shotgun sequence DNA harbors:
- the Sesn1 gene encoding sestrin-1 isoform X1 — MRLAAAANEAYAASLAVSELLGCHQCGGDRGQDEELGIRIPRPLGHGPSRFIPEKEMLQVGSEDPQMHAVFADSFAALGRLDNITLVMVFHPQYLESFLKTQHYLLQMDGPLPLHYRHYIGIMAAARHQCSYLVNLHVSDFLHVGGDPKWLNGLENAPQKLQNLGELNKVLAHRPWLITKEHIEGLLKAEEQSWSLAELVHAVVLLTHYHSLASFTFGCGISPEIQCDGGHTFRPPSVGNYCICDVTNGNHSVDEMQVNAAGNASVSDSFFEVEALMEKMKQLQECREEEEASQEEMASRFEMEKRESMFVFSSDDDEVTPARDVSRHFEDTSYGYKDFSRHGMHVPTFRVQDYCWEDHGYSLVNRLYPDVGQLIDEKFHIAYNLTYNTMAMHKDVDTSMLRRAIWNYIHCMFGIRYDDYDYGEINQLLDRSFKVYIKTVVCTPEKVTKRMYDSFWRQFKHSEKVHVNLLLIEARMQAELLYALRAITRYMT; from the exons ATGCGCCTGGCCGCCGCGGCGAACGAGGCGTACGCAGCCTCGCTGGCCGTCTCCGAGCTGCTGGGCTGCCACCAGTGCGGCGGGGACCGCGGCCAGGACGAG gaACTTGGAATCAGAATCCCTCGGCCACTAGGACACGGACCAAGCAGGTTCATCCCAGAGAAGGAG ATGCTGCAAGTGGGGAGTGAAGACCCACAGATGCATGCTGTATTTGCAGACTCCTTTGCTGCTCTGGGTCGTCTGGATAACATTACATTAGTGATGGTTTTCCACCCACAGTATTTAGAAAGTTTCTTAAAGACTCAACACTACCTACTGCAAATGGATGGGCCATTGCCCCTCCATTATCGACACTACATTGGAATCATG gCTGCAGCAAGGCATCAGTGTTCCTACCTGGTGAATCTACATGTCAGTGACTTCCTTCATGTTGGTGGGGACCCCAAGTGGCTCAATGGTTTAGAGAATGCTCCTCAAAAACTACAGAATTTAGGAGAACTTAACAAGGTGTTAGCCCATAGGCCTTGGCTTATTACCAAAGAACACATCGAG GGGCTGCTGAAAGCTGAGGAGCAGAGCTGGTCTCTTGCGGAGCTGGTCCACGCTGTGGTCCTGCTCACGCACTACCACTCACTTGCCTCCTTCACGTTTGGCTGTGGGATTAGTCCAGAGATTCAGTGCGATGGTGGCCACACCTTCAGACCTCCTTCTGTCGGTAACTACTGCATCTGTGATGTCACGAATGGTAATCACAGTGTGGATGAGATGCAAGTCAACGCAGCAGGAAATGCTTCG GTAAGTGATTCCTTCTTTGAGGTTGAAGCTCTCATGGAAAAGATGAAGCAGTTACAGGAATGtcgagaggaggaggaggctagcCAGGAGGAGATGGCCTCGCGGTTTgaaatggaaaagagagagagcatgtttgtcttttcttcGG aCGATGATGAAGTTACACCAGCAAGAGACGTGTCTCGGCACTTTGAGGACACTAGTTATGGCTACAAGGATTTCTCCAGACATGGGATGCACGTCCCAACATTTCGTGTCCAG GACTACTGCTGGGAAGACCATGGCTACTCTCTGGTGAATCGTCTCTATCCAGATGTGGGACAGTTAATTGATGAGAAATTTCACATTGCTTACAATCTGACTTACAATACCATGGCCATGCACAAAGATGTTGATACCTCAATGCTCAGACGGGCTATCTGGAACTATATCCACTGCATGTTTGGAATACG ATATGATGACTATGACTATGGTGAAATTAACCAGCTGTTGGATCGTAGCTTTAAAGTTTATATCAAAACCGTTGTGTGCACTCCTGAAAAGGTTACCAAAAGAATGTATGATAGCTTCTGGAGGCAGTTCAAGCACTCTGAGAAG GTTCATGTTAATCTGCTTCTTATAGAAGCTAGGATGCAAGCAGAACTCCTATATGCTCTGAGAGCCATTACCCGCTATATGACCTGA